One region of Pseudomonas alvandae genomic DNA includes:
- a CDS encoding sensor histidine kinase, which yields MPMSFSLTQMILISAAYLAVLFGVAWISERGMIPRAIIRHPLTYTLSLGVYASAWAFYGTVGLAYQYGYGFLSSYLGVSGAFLLAPVLLYPILKITRTYQLSSLADLFAFRFRSTWAGALTTIFMLVGVLPLLALQMQAVADSISILTQEPVQHRVALSFCVLIILFTIFFGSRHIATREKHEGLVFAIAFESVIKLIAIGGVGLYALYGVFDGPQQLEIWLLQNQTALAALHTPLQEGPWRTLLLVFFASAIVMPHMYHMTFTENLNPRSLVSASWGLPLFLLLMSLAVPLILWAGLKLGASTNPEYFTLGIGIAANNKALALLAYVGGLSAASGLIIVTTLALSGMALNHLVLPLYQPPAEGNIYRWLKWTRRALIVAIIMAGYGFYLMLGDGQDLANLGIVAFVATLQFLPGVLSVLYWPTANRRGFIAGLLAGIVVWLVAMLLPLLGNLQGFYIPLLNMIYVLDDTSWHMAAIASLAANVLMFTLISLFTNASSEEASAAEACAVDNVRRPQRRELHAASPQEFATQLAKPLGAKAAQKEVEQALRDLYLPFDERRPYALRRLRDRIEANLSGLMGPSVAQDMVETFLPYKAGGENYVTEDIHFIESRLEDYHSRLTGLAAELDALRRYHRQTLQELPMGVCSLAKDQEILMWNKAMEELTGIAAQRVVGSRLSTLGEPWKGLLQGFIDLPDEHLHKQHLALDGQTRWLNLHKAAIDEPLAPGNSGLVLLVEDLTDTQMLEDKLVHSERLASIGRLAAGVAHEIGNPITGIACLAQNLREEREEDGELTEISGQILEQTKRVSRIVQSLMSFAHAGGHQHNDEPVCLAEVAQDAIGLLALNRRNFEVQFYNLCDPDHWVDGDPQRLAQVLINLLSNARDASPAGSAVRVRSEAFEHTVDLIVEDEGSGIPQNIMDRLFEPFFTTKDPGEGTGLGLALVYSIVEEHYGQITIDSPADVQSQRGTRIRVTLPRHVEATSAVN from the coding sequence ATGCCGATGAGCTTTAGCCTGACCCAGATGATCCTGATCAGCGCCGCCTACCTGGCGGTGCTGTTCGGCGTAGCCTGGATCAGCGAACGAGGCATGATCCCGCGCGCGATCATTCGCCACCCACTGACTTACACCCTGTCGCTGGGTGTGTACGCCAGCGCATGGGCGTTCTATGGCACGGTGGGCCTGGCCTATCAGTACGGCTACGGCTTCCTGTCCAGTTACCTTGGGGTTTCCGGGGCCTTCCTGCTGGCACCGGTGCTGCTCTACCCGATCCTGAAAATCACCCGCACCTACCAATTGTCGTCGTTGGCCGACCTGTTCGCCTTCCGCTTCCGCAGCACCTGGGCGGGCGCGCTGACCACGATTTTCATGCTGGTCGGCGTGCTGCCGTTGCTCGCGCTCCAAATGCAGGCGGTCGCCGATTCCATCAGCATCCTGACCCAAGAACCGGTGCAGCACCGGGTGGCGCTGAGCTTCTGCGTCCTGATCATCCTCTTCACGATTTTCTTCGGCTCACGGCACATCGCCACGCGGGAAAAACATGAAGGCCTGGTGTTCGCGATCGCCTTCGAATCGGTGATCAAGCTGATCGCCATCGGCGGCGTCGGCCTTTACGCCTTGTATGGCGTATTCGATGGCCCGCAGCAGCTCGAGATCTGGCTGCTGCAGAACCAGACCGCCCTCGCGGCGCTGCACACGCCGCTCCAGGAAGGACCGTGGCGCACGCTGCTGCTGGTGTTCTTCGCCTCGGCGATCGTGATGCCGCACATGTATCACATGACCTTTACCGAAAACCTCAACCCGCGCTCGCTGGTCAGCGCAAGCTGGGGCCTGCCGCTGTTCCTGTTGTTGATGAGCCTGGCCGTGCCGCTGATCCTCTGGGCCGGGTTGAAACTGGGGGCCAGCACCAATCCGGAATACTTCACCCTCGGCATTGGCATCGCCGCCAACAACAAGGCGCTGGCGCTGCTGGCCTATGTCGGCGGCCTGTCGGCGGCCAGCGGCCTGATCATCGTGACCACCCTGGCGCTGTCGGGCATGGCCCTCAACCATTTGGTGTTGCCGCTTTACCAGCCTCCCGCAGAGGGGAACATCTATCGCTGGCTGAAATGGACCCGCCGCGCACTGATCGTCGCGATCATCATGGCCGGCTACGGTTTCTACCTGATGCTGGGCGACGGACAGGACCTGGCCAACCTGGGCATTGTCGCGTTCGTTGCGACCCTGCAATTCCTGCCCGGCGTACTGTCGGTGCTGTATTGGCCGACCGCCAACCGCCGCGGCTTCATCGCCGGCCTGCTGGCGGGCATCGTGGTCTGGCTGGTCGCCATGCTGCTGCCACTGCTGGGCAACCTGCAGGGTTTCTATATTCCACTGTTGAACATGATCTACGTGCTCGACGACACCAGCTGGCACATGGCAGCCATCGCCTCGCTGGCGGCGAACGTGCTGATGTTCACCCTGATCTCGCTGTTCACCAACGCCAGCAGCGAAGAAGCCAGCGCTGCCGAAGCCTGCGCCGTGGATAACGTCCGCCGTCCGCAGCGCCGTGAACTGCACGCTGCCTCGCCCCAGGAATTCGCCACCCAACTGGCCAAGCCCCTTGGCGCCAAGGCCGCGCAAAAGGAAGTCGAACAGGCCCTGCGCGACCTTTACCTGCCGTTTGATGAGCGCCGTCCATACGCCTTGCGCCGGTTGCGGGATCGGATCGAAGCCAACCTGTCCGGCCTGATGGGCCCCAGCGTGGCACAGGACATGGTCGAGACCTTCCTGCCCTACAAGGCCGGCGGTGAGAACTATGTCACCGAAGACATCCACTTCATCGAAAGCCGCCTCGAGGACTACCACTCGCGCCTCACCGGCCTGGCCGCCGAGCTGGACGCCCTGCGTCGTTATCACCGCCAGACCCTGCAGGAACTGCCGATGGGGGTCTGTTCCCTGGCCAAGGACCAGGAAATCCTGATGTGGAACAAGGCCATGGAGGAACTGACCGGCATCGCCGCCCAGCGCGTGGTCGGTTCACGCCTGAGCACCCTGGGCGAGCCGTGGAAAGGCTTGCTGCAAGGCTTCATCGACCTGCCGGATGAGCATCTGCACAAACAACACCTGGCGCTCGACGGCCAGACCCGCTGGCTGAACCTGCACAAGGCGGCCATCGACGAGCCGTTGGCGCCGGGTAACAGTGGCCTGGTGCTGTTGGTGGAAGACCTGACCGACACCCAGATGCTCGAAGACAAGCTGGTCCACTCCGAGCGACTGGCCAGCATCGGCCGACTGGCGGCCGGCGTGGCCCACGAAATCGGCAACCCGATCACCGGCATCGCGTGCCTGGCGCAAAACCTTCGTGAAGAGCGCGAGGAAGACGGCGAACTGACGGAAATCAGCGGCCAGATCCTCGAGCAGACCAAACGCGTCTCGCGCATCGTCCAGTCCCTGATGAGCTTCGCCCATGCCGGCGGCCATCAGCACAATGACGAACCTGTCTGCCTGGCCGAAGTGGCACAGGATGCCATCGGTCTCCTGGCGCTCAACCGGCGCAACTTCGAAGTCCAATTCTACAATTTGTGCGACCCGGATCACTGGGTCGACGGCGATCCCCAACGGCTCGCCCAAGTACTGATCAACCTGTTGTCCAACGCGCGCGACGCCTCACCGGCCGGCAGCGCGGTGCGTGTCAGGAGTGAAGCCTTCGAACACACGGTCGACCTGATCGTCGAAGACGAAGGCAGCGGTATCCCACAGAACATCATGGACCGATTGTTCGAACCCTTCTTCACCACCAAGGATCCTGGCGAAGGCACCGGTCTGGGCCTCGCACTGGTCTATTCCATCGTTGAAGAGCATTATGGACAAATCACCATCGACAGCCCGGCCGATGTTCAAAGCCAGCGCGGCACCCGTATCCGGGTCACCTTGCCGCGTCATGTCGAAGCGACGTCCGCTGTGAACTGA
- a CDS encoding sigma-54-dependent transcriptional regulator has product MPHILIVEDETIIRSALRRLLERNQYQVSEAGSVQEAQERFSIPTFDLIVSDLRLPGAPGTELIKLGQGTPVLIMTSYASLRSAVDSMKMGAVDYIAKPFDHDEMLQAVARILRDRQTATSQPSEPTNGKVAAGKAGASNSNGEIGIIGSCPPMQDLYVKIRKVAPTDSNVLIQGESGTGKELVARALHNLSRRAKAPMISVNCAAIPESLIESELFGHEKGAFTGASAGRAGLVEAADGGTLFLDEIGELPLEAQARLLRVLQEGEIRRVGSVQSQKVDVRLIAATHRDLKSLAKIGQFREDLYYRLHVIALKLPPLRERGADVNEIANAFLARQSARINRTDLKFAPDAEQAIRHYAWPGNVRELENAVERAVILSESPEISADLLGIDIELSDLDDEEFIGLAPQQGGAANNTSHEPTEDLSLEDYFQHFVLEHQDHMTETELARKLGVSRKCLWERRQRLGIPRRKTGATSES; this is encoded by the coding sequence ATGCCGCACATTTTGATCGTCGAAGACGAAACAATTATCCGCTCCGCCTTGCGCCGTCTGCTGGAACGCAACCAGTACCAGGTCAGCGAAGCCGGTTCCGTGCAGGAAGCACAAGAGCGCTTCAGCATTCCCACGTTTGACCTGATCGTCAGCGACCTGCGTCTGCCCGGCGCCCCCGGGACCGAGTTGATCAAGCTCGGACAGGGCACGCCGGTGCTGATCATGACCAGTTACGCGAGCCTGCGCTCGGCGGTCGACTCCATGAAAATGGGCGCGGTGGACTACATCGCCAAACCGTTCGACCACGATGAGATGCTCCAGGCTGTAGCCCGCATCCTGCGTGACCGCCAGACAGCGACCAGCCAACCGTCGGAACCGACGAATGGCAAGGTAGCCGCTGGAAAAGCAGGAGCCAGCAACAGCAATGGCGAAATCGGCATCATCGGCTCGTGCCCGCCCATGCAGGATCTGTACGTCAAGATCCGCAAAGTGGCGCCGACTGACTCCAATGTCCTGATCCAGGGCGAGTCCGGCACCGGCAAGGAGTTGGTGGCCCGGGCACTGCACAACCTGTCCCGCCGGGCCAAGGCGCCGATGATCTCGGTGAACTGCGCGGCCATTCCGGAAAGCCTGATCGAATCCGAGCTGTTCGGCCACGAAAAGGGTGCGTTCACAGGCGCCAGCGCCGGGCGTGCCGGCCTGGTGGAAGCGGCAGACGGCGGCACGCTGTTCCTCGATGAGATCGGCGAACTGCCACTGGAAGCCCAGGCGCGATTGCTGCGGGTGCTCCAGGAAGGCGAGATCCGTCGAGTTGGCTCGGTCCAGTCACAGAAGGTCGACGTACGCCTGATCGCCGCGACCCACCGGGACCTGAAGAGCCTGGCGAAGATCGGCCAGTTCCGTGAAGACCTTTACTACCGCCTGCACGTGATTGCCCTGAAACTGCCACCCCTGCGCGAGCGCGGTGCCGACGTCAACGAAATCGCCAATGCGTTCCTCGCCCGCCAGAGCGCGCGGATCAACCGTACCGACTTGAAATTTGCCCCGGATGCCGAGCAGGCCATTCGTCATTACGCTTGGCCCGGTAACGTCCGGGAGCTGGAAAACGCTGTGGAGCGAGCGGTGATCCTGAGCGAAAGCCCGGAAATCTCCGCCGACCTGCTGGGCATCGACATCGAACTGAGTGACCTCGACGACGAAGAATTCATCGGCCTGGCCCCACAACAGGGAGGCGCTGCCAACAACACCAGCCATGAACCCACCGAGGACCTGTCCCTCGAAGACTATTTCCAGCATTTCGTCCTTGAACATCAGGACCACATGACCGAGACCGAGCTGGCACGCAAGCTGGGCGTCAGCCGAAAATGCCTGTGGGAACGTCGCCAGCGCCTGGGGATTCCACGGCGCAAGACCGGGGCAACCAGCGAAAGCTGA
- a CDS encoding polynucleotide adenylyltransferase PcnB has translation MLKKLFQSFRSPLRRTQHIRSTPEVLNSGQHSLQKAQFSRYAVNIVERLQNAGYQAYLVGGCVRDMLLNITPKDFDVATSATPEQIRAEFRNARIIGRRFKLVHIHFGREIIEVATFRANHPQNDEDEDSNQSSRNESGRILRDNVYGTLEEDAQRRDFTINALYYDPVSERILDYANGVHDIRNRLIRLIGDPKQRYQEDPVRMLRAVRFAAKLDFGIEKHSALPIRELAPMLREIPSARLFEEVLKLFLSGNAADTFEMLVDLQLFDPLFPASAEALEHNPTYTHTLISEALINTDLRIKQNKPVTPAFLFAALLWPALPARVLRLQDRGMPPIPAMQEAAHELIAEQCQRIAIPKRFTMPIREIWDMQERLPRRSGKRADLLLENPRFRAGYDFLLLRESAGEQTDGLGEWWTDYQDANDSERREMIRELSGKDDGTSGPRKRRRSSGAKRKRAGVPSASDE, from the coding sequence ATGCTGAAGAAGCTGTTCCAGTCATTCCGTTCTCCCTTGCGTCGTACGCAACACATACGCAGCACGCCTGAAGTGCTCAATAGCGGCCAGCATTCGTTGCAAAAGGCCCAATTCAGCCGTTACGCGGTGAACATCGTCGAACGCCTGCAGAACGCCGGCTACCAGGCTTATCTGGTCGGCGGCTGCGTGCGCGACATGCTGCTCAATATCACCCCCAAGGATTTCGACGTCGCCACCAGCGCCACGCCCGAGCAGATACGCGCCGAGTTCCGCAATGCGCGGATCATCGGGCGACGTTTCAAGCTGGTGCATATCCACTTCGGTCGCGAGATCATCGAGGTGGCGACCTTCCGCGCCAACCATCCGCAAAACGACGAAGACGAAGACAGCAACCAATCGTCTCGCAACGAGAGCGGACGCATCCTGCGCGATAACGTCTACGGCACCCTGGAAGAAGACGCGCAGCGCCGCGACTTCACCATCAACGCCCTGTATTACGACCCGGTGAGCGAGCGCATCCTCGATTACGCCAACGGCGTGCACGACATTCGCAATCGCTTGATCCGCCTGATCGGCGATCCCAAGCAGCGTTACCAGGAAGACCCGGTGCGGATGCTGCGGGCCGTGCGTTTCGCCGCCAAGCTGGATTTCGGCATCGAAAAACACAGCGCCCTGCCGATTCGCGAGCTCGCGCCAATGCTGCGGGAAATCCCCTCGGCCCGCCTGTTCGAGGAAGTGCTCAAGCTGTTCCTGTCAGGTAACGCGGCAGATACTTTCGAAATGCTCGTGGACCTGCAGCTCTTCGATCCGCTGTTCCCCGCCAGCGCCGAAGCCCTGGAGCACAACCCGACCTACACCCACACCCTGATCAGCGAAGCGCTCATCAACACCGACCTGCGGATCAAGCAGAACAAGCCGGTAACGCCAGCGTTCCTGTTCGCCGCCTTGCTCTGGCCTGCCCTGCCCGCTCGCGTGCTGCGCTTGCAAGACCGTGGCATGCCGCCGATTCCGGCGATGCAGGAAGCCGCCCACGAACTGATTGCCGAACAGTGCCAGCGTATCGCCATTCCAAAACGCTTCACGATGCCGATCCGCGAGATCTGGGACATGCAGGAGCGCCTGCCACGGCGCAGCGGCAAACGTGCCGACCTGCTGCTGGAAAACCCGCGTTTCCGCGCCGGCTACGACTTCCTGCTGTTGCGTGAAAGCGCCGGCGAGCAGACCGATGGCCTGGGCGAATGGTGGACCGATTACCAGGACGCCAACGACAGCGAGCGCCGCGAGATGATCCGCGAGCTCAGCGGCAAGGACGACGGCACCAGCGGCCCGCGCAAGCGTCGGCGCAGCAGCGGTGCCAAGCGTAAGCGTGCCGGCGTACCGAGCGCATCAGACGAGTAA
- the folK gene encoding 2-amino-4-hydroxy-6-hydroxymethyldihydropteridine diphosphokinase, which produces MERIYIGMGSNLAEPAEQLRCAIEALARLPETRLAGVSAFYQSDSLLPGQPRYTNAVAALDSDLAPLELLDALQAIETGQGRERLERWGPRTLDLDILLFGDRLIDEPRLKVPHYHMQARAFVLYPLAELAPADLRLADGRLLKDLLAACPFAGLERLPPL; this is translated from the coding sequence ATGGAACGCATCTATATCGGCATGGGCAGCAACCTGGCCGAACCCGCCGAGCAACTGCGCTGCGCCATCGAGGCGCTGGCGCGCCTGCCCGAGACCCGACTGGCAGGCGTCTCGGCGTTTTATCAAAGCGATTCCCTGCTGCCCGGCCAGCCGCGCTACACCAATGCGGTGGCGGCCCTGGACAGCGACCTGGCACCGCTTGAGTTGCTCGACGCGCTGCAAGCCATCGAAACCGGCCAGGGTCGCGAGCGCCTTGAGCGCTGGGGCCCGCGCACCCTGGACCTGGACATCCTGCTGTTCGGTGACCGTCTGATCGACGAGCCCCGCCTCAAAGTCCCCCACTACCATATGCAAGCCAGGGCTTTTGTGCTCTACCCCCTGGCCGAACTGGCCCCCGCCGACCTGCGCCTGGCCGATGGACGCCTGCTCAAGGATCTCCTTGCGGCGTGCCCCTTCGCCGGTTTGGAACGCTTGCCACCTCTCTGA
- the panB gene encoding 3-methyl-2-oxobutanoate hydroxymethyltransferase: MPAITLTTLQGLKQKGEKITMLTCYDATFAHACNEAGVEVLLVGDSLGMVLQGHDSTLPVTTAEMAYHVAAVKRGNTDALILADLPFMAYATLEQTMANSALLMQAGAHMVKVEGALWLADSIRLLAERGIPVCAHLGLTPQAVNILGGYKVQGRNENQARQMRADAIALEQAGAAMLLLECVPSELAQEITQAVKIPVIGIGAGNATDGQVLVLHDMLGLSITGRVPKFVKNFMAGQPSIQAALQAYVAEVKAASFPGAEHGFSA, from the coding sequence ATGCCAGCTATTACCCTGACCACGCTGCAAGGTCTCAAGCAAAAAGGTGAAAAAATCACCATGCTGACCTGCTATGACGCCACCTTCGCCCATGCCTGCAATGAGGCTGGAGTCGAGGTGCTGCTGGTGGGCGACTCCCTCGGCATGGTGTTGCAAGGTCACGACAGCACCTTGCCGGTGACCACTGCCGAGATGGCCTACCACGTAGCGGCGGTCAAGCGTGGTAACACCGACGCGCTGATCCTCGCCGACCTGCCGTTCATGGCCTACGCCACCCTTGAACAAACCATGGCCAACAGCGCCCTGCTGATGCAGGCCGGCGCCCACATGGTCAAGGTCGAAGGTGCGTTGTGGCTGGCCGATTCGATACGGCTGCTGGCCGAACGTGGCATTCCGGTGTGCGCGCACTTGGGCCTCACCCCTCAAGCCGTGAATATCCTCGGTGGCTACAAGGTCCAGGGCCGCAATGAAAACCAGGCGCGGCAGATGCGCGCCGATGCGATCGCGCTGGAGCAGGCCGGAGCCGCCATGTTGCTGCTCGAATGCGTGCCCAGCGAACTGGCCCAGGAAATCACCCAGGCGGTGAAGATTCCAGTGATCGGCATCGGCGCTGGCAACGCCACCGACGGTCAGGTGCTGGTGCTCCACGACATGCTCGGGCTGTCGATCACCGGTCGCGTGCCGAAGTTCGTGAAAAACTTCATGGCTGGGCAACCCTCTATCCAGGCAGCCCTGCAAGCCTACGTCGCCGAAGTGAAGGCGGCGTCCTTCCCGGGCGCCGAACACGGATTCTCCGCATGA
- the panC gene encoding pantoate--beta-alanine ligase: MNTVKTVRELRAAVARARGEGKRIAFVPTMGNLHSGHMALVTKASQRADFVVASIFVNPLQFGAGEDLDKYPRTLAADQEKLLQAGCHLLFAPSVEEMYPDGMAGQTRVSVPQLSEGLCGASRPGHFEGVATVVSKLFNMVQPDLAVFGQKDFQQLAVIRALVHDLNMPIQIIGEPTVRAEDGLALSSRNGFLSPDQRAVAPVVYRVLSQIAEAIKQGQRDYPALIAEQLQQLEAAGLRPDYLEIRHAKTLRPAVNEDRDLVILVAAFLGTTRLIDNLHLDLDAHA; encoded by the coding sequence ATGAACACCGTCAAGACCGTACGCGAACTCCGGGCCGCCGTGGCTCGCGCCCGTGGCGAGGGCAAGCGCATCGCCTTCGTCCCGACCATGGGCAACTTGCACAGCGGCCACATGGCCCTGGTGACCAAAGCCTCGCAACGAGCCGATTTCGTCGTGGCGAGCATCTTCGTCAACCCATTGCAGTTCGGCGCTGGCGAAGATTTGGACAAGTACCCGCGCACCCTGGCGGCGGACCAGGAGAAATTGCTCCAGGCCGGTTGCCACTTGCTGTTCGCCCCCAGCGTCGAGGAGATGTACCCCGACGGCATGGCCGGGCAGACCCGGGTCAGTGTCCCGCAGCTATCCGAAGGGCTCTGCGGCGCCAGCCGTCCGGGGCATTTCGAAGGCGTGGCGACGGTGGTCAGCAAGCTGTTCAACATGGTCCAGCCGGACCTGGCGGTGTTCGGCCAGAAGGATTTCCAGCAACTGGCGGTGATCCGCGCCTTGGTCCATGACCTGAACATGCCGATCCAGATCATCGGCGAGCCGACCGTTCGCGCCGAGGACGGCCTCGCGCTGTCTTCACGCAACGGCTTTCTCAGCCCTGATCAACGCGCCGTCGCCCCCGTGGTCTATCGCGTCCTGAGCCAGATCGCCGAGGCCATCAAGCAAGGGCAGCGGGATTACCCAGCGCTCATCGCTGAGCAGCTACAGCAACTGGAAGCCGCTGGCCTGCGCCCCGACTACCTGGAAATCCGCCACGCCAAGACCTTGCGTCCGGCCGTGAACGAGGATCGCGACCTGGTGATCCTGGTGGCGGCATTCCTCGGTACCACGCGCCTGATCGACAACCTGCACCTGGATCTCGACGCGCACGCCTGA
- the panD gene encoding aspartate 1-decarboxylase — protein sequence MHAIMLKAKLHRAEVTHAVLDYEGSCAIDGEWLDLSGIREYEQIQIYNVDNGERFTTYAIRGEEGSRMISVNGAAAHKAKVGDRVIICAYAHYSEAELLNFKPRMLYMAPGNELSHTSNAIPVQLA from the coding sequence ATGCACGCCATCATGCTCAAGGCCAAGTTGCACCGCGCCGAAGTCACTCACGCCGTGCTCGACTACGAAGGCTCCTGCGCCATTGATGGAGAGTGGCTGGACCTGTCGGGCATCCGCGAGTATGAACAGATCCAGATCTATAACGTCGACAATGGCGAACGCTTCACCACCTACGCCATCCGTGGCGAGGAAGGTTCGCGAATGATCTCGGTGAACGGTGCCGCAGCGCACAAGGCCAAGGTCGGTGACCGCGTGATCATCTGCGCCTATGCCCACTACAGCGAGGCCGAGTTGCTCAACTTCAAGCCACGCATGCTCTACATGGCGCCGGGCAACGAACTGAGCCACACCAGCAACGCCATTCCGGTTCAACTGGCCTGA
- the pgi gene encoding glucose-6-phosphate isomerase, translating to MAYYRTPQDVTALPAWQALNDHRKAMQDFSMREAFNADPQRFNQFTLSSCGLFLDYSKNLINAQTRDLLVGLANEVDLKGAIKALFEGEIVNASENRPALHTALRRPVGDKLLVNGVNVMPDVHKVLNQITDLVGRIHDGLWRGYTEKPITDVVNIGIGGSFLGPQLVSEALLSYTHKGVRCHYLANIDGSEFHELTMKLRAETTLFIVSSKSFNTLETLKNAQAARAWYLAQGGSEAELYRHFIAVSSNNAAAVAFGIREENIFPMWDWVGGRYSLWSAIGLPIALAIGMSNFKELLSGAYSMDQHFQSAPFEQNMPVLLALLGVWYGNFWGAQSHAILPYDHYLRNITKHLQQLDMESNGKSVRQDGTPVSTDTGPVIWGGVGANGQHAYHQLLHQGTQFIPADFIVPIVSFNPVSDHHQWLYANCLSQSQALMLGKTRAEAEAELRDKGMSEDEVQKLAAHKVIPGNRPSNTLVVERISPRRLGALVALYEHKVFVQSVVWGINAFDQWGVELGKELGKGVYNRLVGSEENPAEDASTQGLINYFRGRHRG from the coding sequence ATGGCGTATTACCGAACTCCTCAAGACGTGACCGCTCTGCCCGCCTGGCAAGCGCTGAATGACCACCGCAAAGCCATGCAGGATTTCAGCATGCGCGAAGCGTTCAATGCCGATCCGCAGCGTTTCAACCAATTCACCCTTTCGAGCTGCGGCCTGTTTCTCGATTATTCGAAGAACCTGATCAACGCCCAGACCCGCGACCTGCTGGTGGGCCTGGCGAACGAAGTCGACCTCAAGGGCGCGATCAAGGCGCTGTTCGAAGGCGAAATCGTCAACGCATCGGAAAACCGCCCGGCCCTGCACACCGCCCTGCGCCGTCCAGTCGGCGACAAGTTGCTGGTCAACGGCGTCAACGTGATGCCGGACGTGCACAAGGTGCTGAACCAGATCACCGACCTGGTCGGCCGCATTCACGACGGCCTGTGGCGCGGTTACACCGAGAAGCCGATCACCGACGTGGTGAACATCGGTATTGGTGGTTCGTTCCTCGGTCCGCAACTGGTGTCCGAAGCACTGTTGTCCTACACGCACAAAGGCGTTCGCTGCCACTACCTGGCGAACATCGATGGCAGCGAGTTCCACGAACTGACCATGAAGCTGCGCGCCGAGACCACGCTGTTCATCGTCTCGTCGAAATCCTTCAACACCCTCGAAACCCTGAAGAACGCCCAGGCCGCCCGTGCCTGGTACCTGGCCCAGGGCGGTTCGGAAGCGGAGTTGTATCGCCACTTCATCGCCGTATCGAGCAACAACGCGGCCGCCGTGGCCTTCGGCATCCGCGAAGAGAACATCTTCCCGATGTGGGACTGGGTCGGCGGTCGCTACTCGCTGTGGTCGGCCATCGGCCTGCCGATTGCCCTGGCCATCGGCATGTCGAACTTCAAGGAACTGCTGTCCGGCGCCTATTCCATGGACCAGCATTTCCAGAGCGCCCCGTTCGAACAGAACATGCCGGTGCTCCTGGCATTGCTGGGCGTGTGGTACGGCAACTTCTGGGGTGCGCAGAGCCACGCGATCCTGCCGTACGACCATTACCTGCGCAACATCACCAAGCACTTGCAACAGCTGGACATGGAATCCAACGGCAAGAGCGTGCGCCAGGACGGTACGCCAGTCTCCACCGACACCGGTCCGGTGATCTGGGGCGGCGTCGGCGCCAACGGCCAGCACGCTTACCATCAGTTGCTGCACCAAGGCACCCAATTCATCCCGGCCGACTTCATCGTGCCGATCGTCAGCTTCAACCCGGTTTCCGACCATCACCAGTGGCTGTACGCCAACTGCCTGTCCCAAAGCCAGGCGCTGATGCTCGGCAAGACCCGCGCCGAGGCCGAGGCCGAGTTGCGTGACAAGGGCATGAGCGAGGACGAAGTGCAGAAGCTGGCGGCACACAAGGTGATTCCGGGCAACCGTCCGAGCAACACCCTGGTGGTCGAGCGCATCAGTCCACGTCGTCTCGGTGCGCTGGTTGCGCTGTATGAACACAAAGTGTTCGTGCAGAGCGTGGTCTGGGGCATCAACGCCTTCGACCAGTGGGGCGTGGAGCTGGGCAAGGAACTGGGCAAGGGCGTCTACAACCGCCTGGTGGGAAGCGAAGAGAACCCAGCCGAAGATGCCTCGACTCAAGGCCTGATCAACTACTTCCGCGGGCGTCATCGCGGCTGA